A genomic window from Myotis daubentonii chromosome 4, mMyoDau2.1, whole genome shotgun sequence includes:
- the GPX8 gene encoding probable glutathione peroxidase 8 — translation MEPLAAPPLRCSGPRAKVLAVLLCLALCAGTLLLLQLRARPARPGGFYAFEVKDAAGRPVSLEKFKGKVTLVANVASDCRLTDSNYLALQALHREFGPFHFSVLAFPCNQFGEAEPRPSREVVSFARSTYGVTFPIFHKIKILGPEAEPAFRFLVDSSNKEPRWNFWKYLVSPEGRVVRSWRPEEPVDAIRPEVADLIRQMIIRKREDL, via the exons ATGGAGCCTCTGGCCGCGCCGCCCCTGCGCTGCTCGGGGCCGAGGGCCAAGGTGCTGGCCGTGCTGCTGTGCCTGGCGCTGTGCGCGGggacgctgctgctgctgcagctcagggcccgcccggcccggcccggcggcTTCTACGCCTTCGAGGTGAAGGACGCCGCGGGCCGGCCCGTCTCCCTGGAGAAGTTCAAAGGCAAA GTCACGCTAGTTGCCAACGTGGCCAGCGACTGCCGGCTCACCGACAGCAACTACCTGGCGCTGCAGGCGCTGCACCGCGAGTTCGGGCCCTTCCACTTCAGCGTGCTGGCCTTCCCCTGCAACCAGTTCGGGGAGGCCGAGCCCCGGCCCAGCAGGGAGGTCGTGTCCTTCGCCAGGAGCACCTACGGAGTCACCTTCCCCATCTTCCACAAGATTAAGATCCTGGGGCCCGAAGCAGAGCCCGCATTCCGCTTCCTTGTGG ATTCTTCCAACAAGGAGCCGAGGTGGAACTTCTGGAAGTACCTGGTCAGCCCCGAGGGCCGCGTGGTCAGGTCCTGGAGGCCCGAGGAGCCCGTGGACGCCATCCGGCCTGAGGTGGCCGATCTGATCCGGCAGATGATCATTCGGAAGAGGGAGGACCTCTGA
- the MCIDAS gene encoding multicilin → MQAREGAAAGRRAFGSICPNRMQELRGRALAKPGRPERKLVPPRQFFPGGGGGCPVPVYEDPPGAEPAALPAFTTIDLQDLADCSFLGPDAPPAGDSAASQSHGPQAADWDLRDFRATVDELIAGSAPWMSPPPASGDLPCSPGDSLPFGPCLSPPPDPRALPPPPPRPGDAPPAAEQYWRELADQNQRALGDALVENNQLHATLTQKQEEIASLRERNVRLKELARRTRHLASVLDKLMITQAPEGGEPCLPKAAAKRSLEELLGAAGPDCAHVDALLRDLSERCEEALRSRDPKRLRLQPEPGGLACRPGLLHGAFRGLRTDCSPNAPDLSRGELEEGGSFCTPIRSHGTIRTLSFPQGNAFTIRTASGGYKFRWVPS, encoded by the exons ATGCAGGCGCGCGAGGGAGCCGCGGCGGGGCGCCGGGCCTTCGGCAGCATCTGCCCCAACCGGATGCAGGAGCTGCGCGGCCGGGCCCTCGCCAAGCCCGGGCGGCCGGAGAGGAAg CTCGTCCCTCCGCGGCAGTTCttccccggcggcggcggcggctgcccGGTGCCGGTGTACGAGGACCCCCCGGGCGCCGAGCCCGCGGCGCTGCCCG CCTTCACCACCATCGACCTGCAGGACCTCGCCGACTGCTCGTTCCTGGGGCCCGACGCGCCGCCTGCCGGGGACTCGGCCGCCTCGCAG AGCCATGGCCCGCAGGCGGCGGACTGGGACCTGCGGGACTTCAGGGCGACGGTGGACGAGCTCATCGCAG GCTCGGCCCCCTGGATGTCGCCTCCCCCAGCCAGCGGAGACCTCCCCTGCTCTCCGGGCGACTCTCTGCCCTTCGGGCCCTGCCTCTCGCCCCCGCCGGACCCGCGGGCCCTGCCGCCACCCCCGCCTCGCCCTGGGGACGCGCCCCCGGCGGCGGAGCAGTACTGGCGGGAGCTGGCCGACCAGAACCAGCGGGCGCTGGGGGACGCGCTGGTGGAGAACAACCAA CTGCACGCGACGCTGACCCAGAAGCAGGAGGAGATCGCGTCGCTCCGGGAGCGCAACGTGCGGCTGAAGGAACTTGCCCGTCGGACCCGGCACCTGGCGTCGGTGCTGGAC AAGCTGATGATCACGCAGGCCCCGGAGGGCGGGGAGCCCTGCCTGCCCAAGGCCGCAGCCAAGAGGAGCCTGGAGGAGCTGCTGGGCGCCGCGGGGCCGGACTGCGCGCACGTGGACGCCCTCCTGCGGGACCTTTCCGAGCGCTGCGAGGAAGCTCTGCGCAGCCGCGACCCCAAGCGCCTCCGCCTGCAGCCGGAGCCCGGGGGCCTGGCCTGCCGGCCCGGGCTCCTGCACGGTGCCTTCCGGGGGCTGCGCACCGACTGCAGCCCGAATGCGCCCGACTTGAGCCggggggagctggaggagggcGGCTCCTTCTGCACCCCCATCCGCAGCCACGGCACCATCCGCACCCTGTCTTTCCCCCAGGGCAACGCCTTCACCATCCGGACGGCCAGCGGGGGCTACAAATTCCGCTGGGTCCCCAGCTGA
- the CCNO gene encoding cyclin-O yields the protein MVTPCPASPAAGAGRGDKGRYPRAPVKKLGRPRRKQPLRPRSPPGDSGVGDLFASPSSGSDGAGSPAAPRARGLARQPVQLDLRTFRDYGQSCYAFRKARESHFHAREALARQPQVTAESRCKLLSWLIPVHRRFGLSFESLCLAVNTLDRFLATTPVAADCFQLLGVTALLIACKQVEVYPPRVEQLLALCGGAFSRQQLCNLERIVLHKLSFSLGAPTLSFFLEHFTHARVDAGQASVSHALEAQALARAVAELSLADYAFSSYAPSLLAICCLALADGLLGLPCPMDLRLGGHPEPELQDCLAQLRLLVAINGAPLAHMLRLQAWGESSLSLSPS from the exons ATGGTGACCCCGTGCCCCGCCAGCCCCGCCgccggggcagggagaggggacaaGGGCCGGTACCCGCGCGCCCCGGTGAAGAAGCTCGGGCGCCCTCGGAGGAAGCAGCCGCTGCGCCCGCGCTCACCCCCTGGCGACTCGGGCGTCGGCGACCTGTTCGCGTCCCCCAGCTCCGGCTCGGACGGCGCAGGCAGCCCCGCGGCGCCCCGGGCGCGAGGCCTGGCCCGGCAGCCGGTGCAGCTGGACCTGCGGACCTTCCGCGACTACGGGCAGAGCTGCTACGCCTTCCGCAAGGCGCGCGAGAGTCACTTCCACGCGCGGGAGGCGCTGGCGCGGCAGCCGCAG GTCACGGCGGAGTCGCGCTGCAAGCTGCTCAGCTGGCTGATCCCCGTGCACCGCCGGTTCGGCCTCTCCTTCGAGTCGCTGTGCCTGGCGGTGAACACCCTGGACCGCTTCCTCGCCACCACGCCGGTGGCCGCCGACTGCTTCCAGCTGCTCGGGGTCACGGCGCTGCTCATCGCGTGCAAACAG GTGGAGGTGTACCCGCCGCGCGTGGAGCAGCTCCTGGCCCTGTGCGGCGGCGCCTTCTCGCGGCAGCAGCTCTGCAACCTGGAGCGCATCGTGCTGCACAAGCTGAGCTTCAGCCTGGGCGCGCCCACCCTCAGCTTCTTCCTGGAGCACTTCACGCACGCGCGCGTGGACGCCGGGCAGGCCTCGGTCTCCCACGCGCTGGAGGCGCAGGCGCTGGCGCGCGCCGTGGCCGAGCTGAGCCTGGCCGACTACGCCTTCAGCAGCTACGCCCCTTCCCTGCTCGCCATCTGCTGCCTGGCGCTGGCCGACGGGCTGCTCGGGCTCCCCTGCCCCATGGACCTGCGCCTGGGCGGGCACCCCGAGCCCGAGCTGCAGGACTGCCTGGCGCAGCTGCGGCTCCTGGTGGCCATCAACGGCGCGCCCCTGGCCCACATGCTGCGCCTCCAGGCCTGGGGCGAGAGCAGCCTGTCCCTGAGCCCCAGCTGA